Below is a genomic region from Isosphaeraceae bacterium EP7.
CCAGGTTGCGCGGCGACCTCGACCAGATGACCGATGAAGCCCTGATGCGTAACCAGCCCGAGAGTTCGGGCAACCTCTCCAACGTCCCGATGCACATGGCCGACGTCGGGACTGAGGCCTACGATCAGGAATTCACGCTCAGCCTGATCGAGAACGAGCAGGGCACCCTCGAGCTGATCCACGATGCGCTGGCCCGCGTCGAGGCCGGCACCTTCGGCCGATGTGCCGAGTGCGGCCAGCCGATTGCCAAGGCCAGGCTCCAGGCGATTCCCTACACGCCCTATTGCATCGAATGCGCCAGGGCCCAGGAGGAGAGGCAAGGATGAGGTCAGCCGTGCCGCTCTCCCGTTGGATCTTGTTCTGGACGATTGCACTGGGGGGCGCGGCCTTCGACCTCGCGACCAAGGCGGCCATCTTCCGCAGCGTCGGCCCGCCCGGCTCGCCGCCGGTCCAGATCGTGCACGATATCCTGGAACTGAGAACTAGCCATAACCCCGGTGCTCTCTGGGGCTTCGGGCGTAGCATGCCTTACAGCAGCCTGGTATTCGCCGGCCTTTCGGTCGTCGCCGCGGCGGCGATCGTCTACTGGCTTTTTATCAAGGGGCACGCGACCGACCGGCGGCTGACGGTGGCCCTGGCGCTCATCATGGCCGGCGCCCTTGGCAACTGTTACGACCGGATCAGGCTGGGATATGTCCGGGACTTCGTCTACTTTCACGTCGACGCGATCAACTTCGATTGCGCCATCTTCAACTTCGCCGATAACATGCTCGTCGTGGGCGCCTGCCTGCTGATGCTCCTGGCGCTTCGACCCGAGGAGCCGGTTCCGGCCGAGGCTGCCGAGCTGGTGGCCTGACGGATCCCGGCGACGGGTTTTCATCTCAGGCATCGTAGTAGAGCATGAACTCGTACGGATGGGGCCGGATCCGCATCGCCTCGATCTCGTACGTCTTCTTGTACCAGACCCAGGTGTCGATCACGTCGGGCGTGAAGACATCGCCTTGAAGCAGGAAGTCGTGGTCGGCCCGCAAGGCATCGAGCGATTCTTCCAGTGACCGGGGTGTGGTGGGCACGTGCTCGAGTTCGTCGGGCCTCAGGTCGTAGACGTCTTTGTCGAGCGGGTCTCCGGGCCTGATCTTGTTCTGGATCCCGTCGAGCGCCGCCATCAGCATGGCCGAGAATAGCAGGTAGGGATTGGCCGCCCCGTCGGGCCCGCGATACTCGATCCGCCGACTTCGGGGGTTCGGGCTGTAGATCGGGATCCGGATGATCGCCGATCGATTGCGTCGACTGTAGCTCAGCTTCGTCGGCGCATCGAATCCTTCGACGAGACGCTTGTAACTATTCGTCGTGGGATTGGCGAAGGCGCTCAGCGCCTTGGCGTGCTTCAAGAGCCCGCCGACCGCGTACAGGCCGACGTCCGATAGCCCGGCATAGCCATTGCCGGCCAGCAGCGGGACCTCTCCTTTAAACAAGGCGAGGTGCGTGTGCATGCCCGAGCCATTGTCGCCGAAGAGCGGCTTGGGCATGAACGTCACGGTCTTGTTCAGGCGCCTGGCCATGTTGCGGATGATGTATTTGGCCGTCATCACGCCGTCGGCCATCTCCACGAGCGGGCGCTCGACCAGGTCGATCTCGCACTGGCCGCCGGTGGCCACCTCGTGATAGTGCGCAGACGTGTCGATACCGCACTCGCCCATCAGTCGGGCCATCTCCGAGCGAAGATCGGAGAGGCTATCCGTGGGAGGGCAGGGGAAGTAGCCCAGCCCCGATCCCGGCTTGTAGCCGAGGTTCCTGGCCGAGTCGCTCCCGCGGTTCCATGCTCCCTCCTCGGAGTCGACCCGATAGAAGGCTTCATGGCCGCGCTGGTCGAACCGGACGCTGTCGAAGACGAAGAATTCCAGCTCGGGAGCCAGCAGGCAGGTGTCGGCGATCCCCGTGCTCCGCATATAGCTCGTCGCCTTGCGGGCGATGTTGCGCGGGTCTCGGGTGTAATCCTGCTGTGTGATCGGGTCCTGGATGTTGCAGATCATCGTCAGCGTAGGCTGGGCGGTGAACGGGTCAATCAGTGCGGTCTCTGGCTGCGGGACGACGAGGAGGTCGGCCTCGTTGATCGCCCTCCAGCCGGCGACCGACGAGCCGTCGAAGCCGATCCCGTCTTCGAATGTCTCCTCGGTCAGGGCATCGGCCGGGATGGAGAAATGCTGCCAGACGCCCGGGAAATCCATGAACCGGAGGTCGACCGTGGTCACCTCGCGTTGACGGATCTGAGCCAAGACTTCTTTGGGTGTCACCGCTAGTCGCCCTCGCCCCGGCCCGCGTCCGGGCCCTGCCGATTGTCCCAACAGGATCGGGACATCGTCGCCGTGCGTACAGGCTACCGAAACCGTTGCGCCCATACCATATCGGGCGCGATCAAACTTGGGTGTTCGACTCCCTCGGAACTCGACGGATCCATCTCGGTCGCCTTTTCTCAACACACTGGTTGCAGACACCATCGGTTTTTGCTATTCTTCATTTGCTGACATTGAATCTCAATTGCGACGACCAAGCCGGGACATGAGTTCCGAGGGGCGGTTGATGCGAGCCAAGACCGTACTGGGAACAATCGGCGGGACCGCACCCGAGCAACGGGTCGAGGTGAGCCTGGTGGCCCGGCGCGGGGGCGGCCTCACGATCGACCTCTGTGAGCAGCATTTCGCCGAGGGAATCGGCTGGTACGATCAGCGCAGTTTCGCGCTCGATCCCCAGCAATTTCGCCAGATCCAGGCGATGCTCGGGCTGAGTTCCAGGCAGCTCGAGCAGGCCTCGCAGGAATCCCCCGCCACCTTGCCGTTCCCCGGCCCCTCCGAAGTCGGTGAGTACAGTCGCCCCGCGGTCGGCGACGCCGTCTGAGGCGATCTCGACGACTGCGGATCTGGACACTCAGTGTTTGACCACTCTTCGAAACAAGAACGGGCCGCGAGACCAATCGTCTCGCGGCCCGTTTCGTTCGTACACGGCAAGCCTGCTCGCCGCGACTGGCTCAGCCGACCTTCGCCTGGGTCGACGCCGAGGCCTTGATGGCGACGTCACGCTTCTTGAGCAGCTTCTCCATGTGGTCGACACCTTCCTGCTCGTCGAGGCAGATGTCCTCGAGCAGGACGCGGATGGCCACGTCGCGGTCGTCGCAAAGCTGGAGGGCTTCGGTGTAAAGCTGGACGTGCTTGGATTCGACTTCCAACGAGTACTCGAGCATCTCCTGGAGGTCGGTCGTCAGCTTGACCTGGGCCCGCTCGACCGTGGGGACGCCGCCGAGGGAGACGATCTTGTCGCCGACCTTGTGGGCATGGCCGAGCGCTTCTTCGCCATTTTCGCGGAACATCTTGCAGAAGACCTCGCGCCAGGTGTCCTGGACGAGGAAGCTGTATTGGGTGTACTGGACCAGGCCGGCGTACTCCCACTTGAGAATTTCGTTAAGCTTGTCGATCATCAAAGACTTATCCATCGGCGGAGCCCTTCCAGGTCGGAGGTCGAAAAACGATGGCGCCGCGGGACCTCGGCAGCCTTTGTTGTGATCCCACAGTCTAAACGGGTGAGGCGATGTCGTCCAGCGGAGAGCCGAGGCGGGGCCGGTTCGTCATCCTCGAGCACGCGTGGGATGGCGTGCACTGGGACCTCATGCTGGAGGACGCGGATTCGCTCCGCACATGGTCGATCGATGAGCCCATCGGATCGCAAGATTGCCTGACCGCGCGACCCCTGCCGGCGCACCGTCGCGTCTATCTGGACTTCGAAGGCCCGATCTCGGGTGGGCGGGGCGAGGTCAGGCGATGGGAAGCCGGAGTGTTTCGGGCCCCGATCTGGACCGACACCCACGTTGTGGCGGAGGTCGCCGGGCGTCAGCTCGTCGGGGTCGTCGAGCTTCGGGCCGTCGAGGGCTCGTCGTCAGGCGACTCGGGACGGGCCTGGCGATTGACCTTCCGCGAGGGAAATTTGGACTGGAGCACCTGACGCTTGGGCAGGACCGGGGCGAATGCCTCTTTCCCATGGTTGGAGCGGCCCGCCAGGCGGATCTCGCCGGGCTTGATCCAGAGCCGTTCCAGGACGATGTCCTCGCGATCGTCATCGGGCTTGAAGCGGAGGGTGGCGACGGGGAGGCCCTGGTCGTGGGACCAGGTGAGATCGACGCCCCGCATCTTGGCGTGCGCGGTCGCCCGAGCCAGGATTTCTTCGGACGGCACGGGAACCACGCCGGCGCGGATCCGAATGAGCGTCAGGGCCAGGACATTGTCCTCGGACACCTTGACCCTCGCGGTGACGGAGATGAGCGAGCGGAGCGGGCCGCGATCGAGCTGGAAGGCGAGGATGACCCGGTCGGCTTCGAACGAGACGCGAGGCTCGTGGACCTCGGGCGGGAGCTGATCGGCGAAGGTCCGCATCAGTTCCTCGGCCAGCCAGGCGTTCACCTGCTGGTCGGTGAAGGCCGCTTCCCAGGTCGGCTCGTTGACGATGTCGTTGCGAAGCTGCAGGCTTCGGGCGACGAAGTCCTCGACCTCGGCTTTCCGCTGAGCAGGCGGGACGGCCTCGGCGGCCCGATAGAAGGCCGGGGCATGGTTGAGGCTGATCCAGGCGATCCAGGGCAACCCGACCAGGCCCAATGCGACAAGTCCGGCGATGGCGACGCGCTTGTAAACCTGGCGCATGGCGAACCTCGTCCTCTCATCCGGGGGCCGGGACACGACCGATTCACGCGGCTGGCGCTGGGACTCGGAGAGGCTGGATTCGCCCGCGAGGTGGGAGGCCAACCTCCTTCGGGGGAGAATTGGCTGATCCGCGCGAAGCTTAGGGCGAGTTGGTGTCTGAGTCAAGATGAAGCCTCCGACGTCCAGGT
It encodes:
- a CDS encoding TraR/DksA family transcriptional regulator, with product MAGALKTEEVESFRKALTDLRSRLRGDLDQMTDEALMRNQPESSGNLSNVPMHMADVGTEAYDQEFTLSLIENEQGTLELIHDALARVEAGTFGRCAECGQPIAKARLQAIPYTPYCIECARAQEERQG
- the lspA gene encoding signal peptidase II gives rise to the protein MRSAVPLSRWILFWTIALGGAAFDLATKAAIFRSVGPPGSPPVQIVHDILELRTSHNPGALWGFGRSMPYSSLVFAGLSVVAAAAIVYWLFIKGHATDRRLTVALALIMAGALGNCYDRIRLGYVRDFVYFHVDAINFDCAIFNFADNMLVVGACLLMLLALRPEEPVPAEAAELVA
- the glnA gene encoding type I glutamate--ammonia ligase, which produces MTPKEVLAQIRQREVTTVDLRFMDFPGVWQHFSIPADALTEETFEDGIGFDGSSVAGWRAINEADLLVVPQPETALIDPFTAQPTLTMICNIQDPITQQDYTRDPRNIARKATSYMRSTGIADTCLLAPELEFFVFDSVRFDQRGHEAFYRVDSEEGAWNRGSDSARNLGYKPGSGLGYFPCPPTDSLSDLRSEMARLMGECGIDTSAHYHEVATGGQCEIDLVERPLVEMADGVMTAKYIIRNMARRLNKTVTFMPKPLFGDNGSGMHTHLALFKGEVPLLAGNGYAGLSDVGLYAVGGLLKHAKALSAFANPTTNSYKRLVEGFDAPTKLSYSRRNRSAIIRIPIYSPNPRSRRIEYRGPDGAANPYLLFSAMLMAALDGIQNKIRPGDPLDKDVYDLRPDELEHVPTTPRSLEESLDALRADHDFLLQGDVFTPDVIDTWVWYKKTYEIEAMRIRPHPYEFMLYYDA
- a CDS encoding ferritin-like domain-containing protein; translated protein: MDKSLMIDKLNEILKWEYAGLVQYTQYSFLVQDTWREVFCKMFRENGEEALGHAHKVGDKIVSLGGVPTVERAQVKLTTDLQEMLEYSLEVESKHVQLYTEALQLCDDRDVAIRVLLEDICLDEQEGVDHMEKLLKKRDVAIKASASTQAKVG